DNA from Candidatus Eisenbacteria bacterium:
CGGGATCCGGCGAGTCGCCCGGCGCTTCCGCGTCGAGCAGTCGCAGCGCGGTGCCGCGTGTGGCGGGTGGATCCGAGTCGTTGGCGTCCGCGTCCGAGGCCGGCGAGGGGTCCGGCCCCGGAACGGCGGACGTCAACGTGAGAGGTGCGAGTCGGTCTTCGAGCTGGGCCAGGGCGTCTTCCTCGCGTTCGACGTCGCGCACCAGGCGATCCGCCGCGGTCGAGACTCGCTCGCTTGCGGCCGACAGTCGCTCGCCCTTGGTGCCGGCGTCCGAGATCATCTCGCGCACGCGGTCGAGCAGGCGGCTCGAATCGTCGAAGCCGATCGGGCGCGTGACGGGAGCCTCGAGCGAGAGGCTTTCGAGCCGCGCGGCCACTCGCTCGCGCACCTCGCGCATGCGTTCGACCGCTGCGGCGGTTTCGCGTTCGATCGTCGCGATCAGCTCGGCGGTGCGATCGCTCGCTGCCTGGACGTCGAGCGCGAGTTGCTTCATCTCGCCCGTCATCGAGGCGGTCACCGGACTGCCGGTGGTACCCGCGACCGCGGTATTGAGCGCGATCAGCGTCGATCGGTTCGCCACCAGGCGCACCTGGTCGCTCACGCCGCGCACGCGCGAAACGGCTTCGGACAGATGCTGCACGCTGCGCTCGGAGCCCTCGACCAGCGTCTCGAACACCTCACGCATCGCGAGCCCGCCGTCGGGGCGCTGCGGCGCCGGAGCTTCGTCGCGCAGCTCGAGCGCTCGCGTCAGCTCGGCCTCGAGCCTCTGCAGCTCGCGAATCGTGGTGAGCAGCGAAGTCGCCTCGACGAATGCCCGCTCCGCTTGCGAAGAGCCGTCGCGCGCCGCATGGCGCGCATCGTCGAGCGCACCACGGATCTCGCGCACCGCGCCGACGTTCTGATCGCGCATCGAGTCGAGCCGGCGGATGCCGAGCTGGATCGCCTGGGTAAGGCCGGCCAGCGGTCCGCCGCCGGTCTGCAGCGGCGCCCAGCGTTCGGTCTCGTTCCAGCGCGTGACGGCCGCGTGCAGCGCCTCGATTTCGCCATGGGTGGCGACGAGTTCCTGCGTCACGGCGAATGAGCGCCGCTCACGTTCGAGCATGCCCTGCACCGCGAGACTCAGCGACGACAGTTCGCCCCAGCCGGCCGACGCCGGAAGTCCACGCAGACTTGCGAAGTCCCCGCGCTCGATGCCCTGCTGAAGTCCGCGGAGCTGACCGACGATTGCCCGCTCGAGCCACGCAGCGAACAGGGTACCGGTGACCAGGCCGACGCCGGCGACCAGCGCGAGCCCCGCCACCAGAGGCGGCAGGTCGAGCGGGCCCTGCGGAAGCGGGCGGGAGCCGAGCATCAGCCACACGCCGGTCGCGGTGAGGAGCGTGCCGCCCAGGCACCCGAGCCACAGCCGCAGCCGCAGGCCGCTGCCCGCCACGGCGGCGGACGACGCTTCGGAGCGATTCCGAATCGGCACGGAGTCGGGCATGGAGGTCTCGGAGGTGTGCTGCGCGGGAGGCGGAAGCTGATCGATGACTGAACCAAAGCGCAAATCCCATGCCCTCCAAAGGCTTGTGGCGGGATTCGTCGCCCGATCGAGCGCGACGCGGCGGCGGCGCGACTCCGCAACGTCGGCGACGGCGCGTCCCCTTCGAGCAATCGCAGACTGCACGGGGGAGCGGGCCGCGCACGAAGTCCCTATCGCGCTCGTGCCGAACGGCTTGAGGTTCGAAGGGTCGCAGGCCGACGGCAGTCGATTCAACCGGTTTCTGGAATTGCATTGCCGTTGCGGTTCGTCATGCAATGCCGGTGGCCGCGGCGCGACACTCGGGGCGACGTTCATTCGGGGCAAAGTCCCCATCGATTGAGTCGTCTGCCGAGACTGGATGCGGGTTTCCGGTCAGTTGCCGCGCGTGTCGCAGTTGCTTGTCGCCTTTGGGCCAGCGGCTTGGCACTCGCGCAGCGCCACCCACCCGGATGGCACGAACGATGCGACTCCACTGCGGCATGAATCCCCGCAACTACGTCGATCTCAAGAGCCAGAGTCGTGAGCTCCAGCCGACGTATCACTTCATGATCAACTGCCTGCTCTACTCCCGCATGGAGACCGGGCTGGTTTCGAATCAGGAGTTCTACGACGAGGACGTCAACGTCTACCTCGCCCACCTGCTCCATTCGTTCATCAATCCCGAGTACGTCGAGCAGTCCAAGCGCTTCCTGTCCAAGTACGACACGGACGTATTCCGGCGCCTCTCGACCTCGACGGACGCGCGGCTCAAATACATGATCTACAAGACCAACGCCGACTTCCTGCTGGTTTCGATCGGGATCTTCGACAACCCGGCCGGCGTGACCGGCAGCGCGCGCGGCGCGGCGCCCAGCGAAGAGGCGTTCATCGGGCGCGGCAAGACCTACTACCACTTCGCGTTTTCGTACGCACAGCAGGTCCATCGCAAGAACCAGGGCGTCACCGAAGTGCTGGAGAAGCTCTCGGTCGGCTTCGACAAGTACCTGCGCATCCTGTCGCACATGCGCGGCGAGTACCTGGACCTGATGAAGCGCCTGTCGCAAGGCGAGGTCTACCACCTCGAACGCTCGGTGGACGAGGCGTCGCAGCAGGAGATGCTGCGGGTCAAGCAGGACGAGCTGCTCGAGCTCTACACCACCTGGAAGTCCGAGCCGTCGCAGGAGAACGAAGCGAACCTGGTGCGGCTCGTGGGCGAGATCCGGCAGATCAATCCGGAGTTCAAGTTCCAGATGCCGGTGCGGTAGGCGGGGCCTCGCGGCCCCGCCTAAGTCCGCTCACTCGATGACCACCACCGCACGCTGGTGGCGCGTTCCGCCCGCGATGAGCCGGCAGAGGTAAACACCGGTCGGGACGCGCCGGCCCGCACGATTCGTGCGATCCCAGACCATGGAATGCGCACCCGCGTCGAGGTGCGAATCGACCAGCGTGCGAATCTGGCGGCCCTGCACGTCGAGCACCTCCAGTCGCGCGTTCATCGCCCGCGGCAGCGTGAACTCGATGGCAGTGGGCCCGCTCGCAGGATTGGGGCGGCTGGGCTGAAGCGCGACCCGATCGGGCACGACCGGTAACTGCAGCCGACTACCCGGCGGGTTGTTCAGCGCGGTGTTTCCAGCCGCCGCCGTCTTGATTGCCACCGCGAACCATGGCTCCTCGTCGCCCGACGGCGAAGCGCTGGTTGCGTAGTCCAGCGTGAGGGTTTGATCCTCGGCCAGGGCGAGCACTGGCGCCTCGTTCAGCACCTCGCCCGTAATGTCGCCCGCGGCCGAGTGAGTTGCATGCGTCAGGGTGAAGGCTTCGCCCGCCGACTGAAGCGATGGAGCGACCCGCGCGATTTCGTGACCGACCGGCACCACCGTGCGTCCGCCATCGAGCAGCCGGCACAGGGCAAACTCATCGTTCGTCGCGGCCAGCGCATGACGCCGCACCGTGACCCAGTGGTTCTCCGTCAGCGTCTGGATCGCGATCTTGCCGGCGTCTTCGGCGCTCATGGACTGGCTCGGTGCGCGCGCGATCTCCACCCGCCAGCCCCCGCCGGCCGTGCGCGTGGTGGCGAGCGTGAGGACGCCGCCGGGTTCCGCACCGATCGGCGCGGCGACTTCGGGAGCTGATGCCACGAGCGAACCGCCGCCGGCGCCACCGCACATGGTTTTCACCTTCACTTCGCCGTGAAAACCGGAAAGGTTTCGGTGGTCGTCATCTGACCGCACGGCAAGGTGGTACCAAGTGCACGACTGAAGGAACAAGAACGAACCCTGGCCATCCGTGCCGATGGGACCCGGAGAGGTCTCATCCGTTGACTCGATGGAGGGGGTCCAAGTGCCTTCGGAGTTGATGGCCACGGATGAGCGGCGCAAGTGGAACTCGAGCGCCGGACCCGAATCCCCATTCGTTCCGTCGTCGGCAGTGGCGGTCCAATTTGCGAAGATCGCACTCGGCGTGACCACCTCGACCGTGACATTGGTGAGCGTCGCTCCCGCCGTCACATCGCAGCGATCGTCGCCCTTGGTGTCCCCCAGTCGAATCCACTCGGCGACCGATGGAACCTCGGGGTTGCTGGACCCCATGCCGACGAGGAACAACAAGTAGTCGCCGGGTGGCGCCGAGTCCGGGCTTGCCGGCGCAGTCACCAGCAGGCGCGACGGATTGGTGGCCGGGACGGAAGACAACGGAACGTAGCGCTGGTTCTCGTCGAACGCGTGCGTGGTGCCTCCCGGCCGCATCATCGCGACTTTCTGTATGTTGGAAGCATTCGGGGTGCAAATCGTGAACACCTGCCGCCACTGAACCAGGCGGGGCGCTCCGGTGGGGGTTTGAAACGCCGGGCGGGCAGCGAGGGTCGTGCCATCGGCGTTAAACAGGTAGGGCGGGCAGTAGACCTCGGCCTTGTACTTGTCGCGGTTGCCATCGCCATTGGGGGGGACGCCCCCGTACTCACCGCCCGCCGTGAGCACGCGACCGTCAGGGAGCAGAATCGCGGTCGAGTGATAGCCGCGCCGCAGCGGCTCCACCGTGAGATCACCGGGGGCCGTCCACGTACCCACGCCACCATTGCCGTCGGGGTCCCACATCTGCGGGCGCAGTTCGGGAGTCTCCACGCCTGCGACGAAAGTCTCTCCTCCCAACGCCAGCACCTTGCCGTTCGGCAGGAGGACCGTGTTGTGATGAGTTCTCGGCACCATGTCCTGGGAGGCCACCCACTCATTGTTGAGGTTCGTGGCGTCCAGGGTCTTGGTCGTGCCGACCACCGTTGGGCCCGACGTTCCCCCGGACACCATGATCTTGCCGGGCCGGTGCATCACAGCCGTCTCGGGAGCGTGAGTGTTGTTTGCATTGGGCAGCGCCTGCCAGGCCGAGCCCGGAGCGCCCCCTTTGGGAAAGTCGAGCCGGTAGCTGGGTCCATTCCTGCCCACCACGAACATGCGACCCGCGGGCTGCGTCGCCCCCGGAATCGAAAACACCAGGGGGTAAAGGTTGGTCAAGCCGAGCGGGGCGTTGGCCCAATTGGACCAGGTTTGAGACACGGGATCGAATACCTCGGCGCGCCGCGCGAACGTACCGTCGAAATCGAGCACCGAGGTGTGCCCGGTGAGCGCAACGCCGGCATCTCCCCACACCTCCCACTTTCTTGCCCCCGACCCCACGTCGACCTTCCACGTCTTCCCGTCGGGGATGTAGCCGCCGGCGTTCTGGCCACCGTTGATGAGGATCCGGCCGTAGCCCGAGCCCTGGATGCCGTCGAAGGTCGCCGAGTGTCGCGCGCGCGGCCCGGGGCGTGCCCCGCCCACGTCCGTCACCGTGATCAACTCCCAGCTCACGTTCCCGTCGTCCAGAATGTTCAGCCTCCACAGCGAGTCCGAAT
Protein-coding regions in this window:
- a CDS encoding methyl-accepting chemotaxis protein; protein product: MPDSVPIRNRSEASSAAVAGSGLRLRLWLGCLGGTLLTATGVWLMLGSRPLPQGPLDLPPLVAGLALVAGVGLVTGTLFAAWLERAIVGQLRGLQQGIERGDFASLRGLPASAGWGELSSLSLAVQGMLERERRSFAVTQELVATHGEIEALHAAVTRWNETERWAPLQTGGGPLAGLTQAIQLGIRRLDSMRDQNVGAVREIRGALDDARHAARDGSSQAERAFVEATSLLTTIRELQRLEAELTRALELRDEAPAPQRPDGGLAMREVFETLVEGSERSVQHLSEAVSRVRGVSDQVRLVANRSTLIALNTAVAGTTGSPVTASMTGEMKQLALDVQAASDRTAELIATIERETAAAVERMREVRERVAARLESLSLEAPVTRPIGFDDSSRLLDRVREMISDAGTKGERLSAASERVSTAADRLVRDVEREEDALAQLEDRLAPLTLTSAVPGPDPSPASDADANDSDPPATRGTALRLLDAEAPGDSPDPATPSHHDRIGEGL
- a CDS encoding DUF1929 domain-containing protein, whose product is MQARHCRRAHSSTAHATRLLFAIALLVSATLFPASLFAAGTGAWSPASDWSPSPSNYHAVHLALLRGDGNPDHSRVFWWLNEDGNGFHAGLRAWTPGSEGCGAFPTTFVDRPVTQPSGMNPFCAGLAQLPYPDSGLLVIGGTDADIGDYGDYRTRRFRPAGGTTNGGTWSNTGDMLDWRWYPSSSTTKDGRVLTVGGLRPRHSRYFGGRVNGAIPSAAVGEKLRRFLPARDGKWEPDLYPVDDPNPSAPPPGRPGWREGHTFIESDQSANGFEWQVLFGGRDAGGQVKNDTWFLTRRENVFSSDYLYEWQWVDATSPPLARSEHTMIVAGVPGKSPGDKLVMYGGRLQNGALDDGVYRLYWEASETKFKWAPMTISGTGPSDRCGHTAIYDEKVVGSETRKRMIVFGGTSAIGTDPIDQKVWELRFDDAQPNNATWYSMTVEDLQPGVVDPAPRYWHSMPQDYREGEAPVAELHEAYMYGGVLAGTNAYSDSLWRLNILDDGNVSWELITVTDVGGARPGPRARHSATFDGIQGSGYGRILINGGQNAGGYIPDGKTWKVDVGSGARKWEVWGDAGVALTGHTSVLDFDGTFARRAEVFDPVSQTWSNWANAPLGLTNLYPLVFSIPGATQPAGRMFVVGRNGPSYRLDFPKGGAPGSAWQALPNANNTHAPETAVMHRPGKIMVSGGTSGPTVVGTTKTLDATNLNNEWVASQDMVPRTHHNTVLLPNGKVLALGGETFVAGVETPELRPQMWDPDGNGGVGTWTAPGDLTVEPLRRGYHSTAILLPDGRVLTAGGEYGGVPPNGDGNRDKYKAEVYCPPYLFNADGTTLAARPAFQTPTGAPRLVQWRQVFTICTPNASNIQKVAMMRPGGTTHAFDENQRYVPLSSVPATNPSRLLVTAPASPDSAPPGDYLLFLVGMGSSNPEVPSVAEWIRLGDTKGDDRCDVTAGATLTNVTVEVVTPSAIFANWTATADDGTNGDSGPALEFHLRRSSVAINSEGTWTPSIESTDETSPGPIGTDGQGSFLFLQSCTWYHLAVRSDDDHRNLSGFHGEVKVKTMCGGAGGGSLVASAPEVAAPIGAEPGGVLTLATTRTAGGGWRVEIARAPSQSMSAEDAGKIAIQTLTENHWVTVRRHALAATNDEFALCRLLDGGRTVVPVGHEIARVAPSLQSAGEAFTLTHATHSAAGDITGEVLNEAPVLALAEDQTLTLDYATSASPSGDEEPWFAVAIKTAAAGNTALNNPPGSRLQLPVVPDRVALQPSRPNPASGPTAIEFTLPRAMNARLEVLDVQGRQIRTLVDSHLDAGAHSMVWDRTNRAGRRVPTGVYLCRLIAGGTRHQRAVVVIE